A part of Leishmania infantum JPCM5 genome chromosome 13 genomic DNA contains:
- a CDS encoding programmed cell death 6 protein-like protein: MAYPYNANPGYTQPPTQYGQPPAVAGAHGHPPVTTPLPYNAQSAYGGAQPPMPTSTGVYAPSARHMNDNQELMEWFRAVDTDGSGAISVPELNAALSSAGVPFSLATTEKLLHMYDKNHSGEITFNEFKDLHHFILSMREGFRKRDSSGDGRLDSNEVRAALVSSGYQVSEQTFQALMRKFDRQRRGSLGFDDYVELSIFICRVRNVFAFYDRERTGQVTFTFDTFIGGSVSIL, from the coding sequence ATGGCATACCCGTATAACGCAAACCCCGGCTACACTCAGCCGCCCACGCAATACGGCCAGCCTCCTGCGGTGGCAGGGGCCCACGGCCACCCGCCTgtgacgacgccgctgccgtacaACGCCCAAAGCGCCTacggcggcgcacagccACCGATGCCGACCTCCACCGGCGTGTACGCCCCTTCAGCTCGGCACATGAACGACAACCAAGAGCTGATGGAGTGGTTCCGCGCGGTCGATAcggatggcagcggcgccatcagCGTACCGGAGCTGAACGCGGCCCTGTCGTCCGCCGGCGTGCCGTTCAGCCTCGCCACGACGGAGAAGTTGCTGCACATGTACGATAAAAACCATAGCGGCGAGATCACCTTCAACGAGTTCAAAGATCTCCATCATTTCATTTTGAGCATGAGGGAGGGCTTCCGCAAGCGCGACTCCAGCGGCGATGGTCGGCTCGACAGCAACGAagtgcgcgccgccctcgtctCGAGCGGCTATCAAGTCTCGGAGCAGACGTTCCAGGCCTTGATGCGCAAGTTTgaccggcagcgccgcggcagcctcggcTTCGATGATTACGTCGAGCTATCCATCTTCATTTGTAGGGTGCGCAACGTCTTCGCCTTTTACGACCGCGAACGCACGGGGCAGGTCACATTCACCTTTGACACCTTCATCGGTGGTAGCGTCTCCATCCTGTAG